A region from the Streptomyces sp. 3214.6 genome encodes:
- a CDS encoding lytic polysaccharide monooxygenase auxiliary activity family 9 protein: MPRTTAHRTAALAVATVSPLLLGLWAAGPAQAHGAPTDPVSRVYACSPEGGADARTAACRAAVDANGTSFAAWDNLRVANVNGRDRQTIPDGQLCSGGLAAYKGLDLARADWPSTRLTPGGTLRMTYASTIAHTGTFKLYLTKPGYDPSKPLTWSDLPERPFAEVKDPALTDGAYHLTAKLPADRTGRQMLYTIWQNTSTPDTYYSCSDVVFSEAVSQNKPESGAATEAPAAATPKPSASPTPARASTVSGSPSASAAPDAAGAQAAVATPQSTPVAADSAPGSGPSAPMLAGGAAAVLVLTGGAALVVRVRRR; encoded by the coding sequence ATGCCCCGCACCACCGCACACCGCACCGCAGCACTGGCGGTCGCCACCGTGAGCCCGCTCCTGCTGGGCCTGTGGGCCGCCGGACCGGCCCAGGCGCACGGCGCCCCCACGGATCCGGTCAGCCGGGTGTACGCCTGCTCCCCCGAGGGCGGCGCCGACGCGAGGACCGCGGCCTGCCGCGCGGCCGTCGACGCCAACGGCACGTCCTTCGCCGCCTGGGACAATCTGCGGGTCGCGAACGTGAACGGTCGCGACCGGCAGACCATCCCCGACGGGCAGTTGTGCAGTGGCGGTCTGGCGGCGTACAAGGGCCTGGACCTCGCCCGCGCCGACTGGCCGTCGACCCGGCTGACGCCGGGCGGGACGCTGCGGATGACGTATGCGTCGACGATCGCGCACACCGGCACGTTCAAGCTGTATCTGACGAAGCCTGGATACGACCCGTCGAAACCGCTTACCTGGTCCGATCTTCCGGAGCGTCCGTTCGCCGAGGTCAAGGATCCGGCGCTGACGGACGGCGCCTACCACCTCACGGCGAAGCTGCCCGCCGATCGAACCGGACGTCAGATGCTCTACACGATCTGGCAGAACACCAGCACGCCCGACACGTACTACTCGTGCTCGGACGTGGTGTTCTCGGAAGCGGTTTCACAGAACAAGCCGGAGAGCGGCGCGGCGACCGAGGCGCCCGCCGCGGCCACGCCGAAGCCCTCCGCGAGTCCGACGCCGGCCCGGGCGTCCACGGTGTCCGGCAGCCCGTCGGCGTCTGCGGCGCCCGACGCCGCGGGCGCGCAGGCCGCCGTGGCCACTCCGCAGAGCACCCCGGTGGCGGCCGACAGCGCGCCGGGCTCCGGGCCGTCCGCGCCCATGCTGGCGGGCGGCGCCGCGGCGGTGTTGGTGCTCACCGGCGGCGCCGCCCTGGTGGTACGTGTGCGTCGGCGCTGA
- a CDS encoding Tat pathway signal sequence domain protein, which translates to MRTRSRSLLALAGTVAALSLTAVTPASAAGAVLTTANGDVAVGDVLNASLASGTAATLYSSATGTSGVSCGTSAFKATVTDNPTAPGTATESLTAHTFNNCTANVVGVLGVTSVTVNNLPYTASVGSNGTITVTPASGSTIQTTVVLRTLLGSINCVYQAASLTGTTSNTDNSINFTSQQFAKSSGSSLCFANGYFTAKYAPVTDGSSAVTVN; encoded by the coding sequence ATGCGCACCCGCTCCCGCTCCCTCCTCGCCCTCGCTGGAACTGTCGCCGCCCTCTCCCTGACGGCAGTCACCCCGGCCTCCGCGGCCGGTGCGGTGCTGACGACCGCGAACGGCGACGTCGCCGTCGGTGACGTCCTCAACGCGTCGCTGGCCAGCGGCACCGCCGCCACGCTGTACTCCAGCGCGACCGGCACCAGCGGCGTCTCCTGTGGCACGTCCGCGTTCAAGGCCACCGTCACCGACAACCCGACGGCGCCCGGTACCGCCACCGAGTCGCTGACCGCGCACACCTTCAACAACTGCACCGCGAACGTGGTCGGCGTGCTCGGCGTCACCAGCGTCACGGTCAACAACCTGCCGTACACCGCCAGCGTGGGGTCGAACGGCACCATCACCGTGACCCCGGCGAGCGGCTCCACCATCCAGACCACGGTCGTGCTGCGCACACTGCTGGGCAGCATCAACTGCGTCTACCAGGCGGCCAGCCTGACCGGCACGACGAGCAACACCGACAACAGCATCAACTTCACCAGCCAGCAGTTCGCCAAGTCGTCCGGCTCGTCGCTCTGCTTCGCCAACGGCTACTTCACCGCGAAGTACGCCCCGGTGACCGACGGATCCTCGGCCGTCACCGTCAACTGA